A region from the Zonotrichia leucophrys gambelii isolate GWCS_2022_RI chromosome Z, RI_Zleu_2.0, whole genome shotgun sequence genome encodes:
- the MTX3 gene encoding metaxin-3 isoform X1 — MAAPMELSCWGGDWGLPSVHPESLTVMAYAKFSGAPLTVNTINKSWRTPKGDLPVLVSEDIVISQPAKILNFLRKQKYNADYDLSAKQGADTLAYIALLEEKLLPALLHTFWIEAENYCSVTKPWFASRIAFPLSLYLPGKMSREALNRILLTKGGPPLYSLTEVEAQIYRDAKECLNLLSKRLGTSQFFFGDTPTTLDAFVFGFLAPIYKVCFPRVHLQEHLKQLPNLCRFCDDILTCYFRLTVSGHSPAGQDTADANLQKLTQLVNKESNLIEKIRLSLFLCRWTTTFARVLSIPLVSSQRSSLLQEEKKAVQ, encoded by the exons ATGGCGGCTCccatggagctgagctgctggggaggagactGGGGGCTGCCGTCCGTGCACCCGGAGTCTCTCACCGTCATG GCATACGCCAAATTTTCTGGTGCTCCCCTGACAGTGAATACTATAAATAAGTCCTGGAGAACTCCGAAAG GAGACCTGCCAGTCCTGGTATCAGAAGACATTGTTATTTCTCAGCCAGCAAAAATACTAAACTTTTTAAGAAAACAG aaATACAATGCTGATTATGATTTGTCTGCAAAACAAGGAGCTGATACACTGGCATATATTGCATTACTTGAAGAGAAATTGCTTCCTGCTCTg CTGCACACCTTTTGGATTGAGGCTGAAAATTACTGCAGTGTGACAAAGCCATGGTTTGCCTCAAGGATTGCCTTCCCACTGAGTTTGTATCTGCCTGGAAAGATGTCCAGGGAAGCGCTGAACAGGATCTTGCTGACCAAGGGAGGCCCTCCACTCTACAGTCTCACTGAAGTGGAAGCACAG ATATACAGAGATGCCAAGGAGTGCCTGAATCTCCTGTCGAAGAGATTGGGAACATCTCAGTTTTTCTTTGGAGATAC GCCTACTACCTTGGATGCCTTTGTGTTTGGTTTCCTTGCACCAATTTATAAAGTGTGCTTCCCGAGGGTACATTTGCAAGAACATTTGAAACAGCTTCCCAATCTGTGCCGATTTTGTGATGATATTTTAACTTGCTACTTCAGGTTAACTGTCTCAG GCCATTCTCCAGCTGGACAGGATACAGCAGATGCTAATCTGCAGAAACTCACACAGCTTGTAAATAAGGAATCCAACTTGATTGAAAAG ATCCGGCTCTCATTGTTTCTCTGCAGATGGACGACAACCTTCGCAAGAGTCCTCAGCATCCCCCTCGTAAGCTCACAACGCTCAAGcttgctgcaggaggagaagaaagcagTCCAATGA
- the MTX3 gene encoding metaxin-3 isoform X2, translating to MAAPMELSCWGGDWGLPSVHPESLTVMAYAKFSGAPLTVNTINKSWRTPKGDLPVLVSEDIVISQPAKILNFLRKQKYNADYDLSAKQGADTLAYIALLEEKLLPALLHTFWIEAENYCSVTKPWFASRIAFPLSLYLPGKMSREALNRILLTKGGPPLYSLTEVEAQIYRDAKECLNLLSKRLGTSQFFFGDTPTTLDAFVFGFLAPIYKVCFPRVHLQEHLKQLPNLCRFCDDILTCYFRLTVSGHSPAGQDTADANLQKLTQLVNKESNLIEKMDDNLRKSPQHPPRKLTTLKLAAGGEESSPMSRLSP from the exons ATGGCGGCTCccatggagctgagctgctggggaggagactGGGGGCTGCCGTCCGTGCACCCGGAGTCTCTCACCGTCATG GCATACGCCAAATTTTCTGGTGCTCCCCTGACAGTGAATACTATAAATAAGTCCTGGAGAACTCCGAAAG GAGACCTGCCAGTCCTGGTATCAGAAGACATTGTTATTTCTCAGCCAGCAAAAATACTAAACTTTTTAAGAAAACAG aaATACAATGCTGATTATGATTTGTCTGCAAAACAAGGAGCTGATACACTGGCATATATTGCATTACTTGAAGAGAAATTGCTTCCTGCTCTg CTGCACACCTTTTGGATTGAGGCTGAAAATTACTGCAGTGTGACAAAGCCATGGTTTGCCTCAAGGATTGCCTTCCCACTGAGTTTGTATCTGCCTGGAAAGATGTCCAGGGAAGCGCTGAACAGGATCTTGCTGACCAAGGGAGGCCCTCCACTCTACAGTCTCACTGAAGTGGAAGCACAG ATATACAGAGATGCCAAGGAGTGCCTGAATCTCCTGTCGAAGAGATTGGGAACATCTCAGTTTTTCTTTGGAGATAC GCCTACTACCTTGGATGCCTTTGTGTTTGGTTTCCTTGCACCAATTTATAAAGTGTGCTTCCCGAGGGTACATTTGCAAGAACATTTGAAACAGCTTCCCAATCTGTGCCGATTTTGTGATGATATTTTAACTTGCTACTTCAGGTTAACTGTCTCAG GCCATTCTCCAGCTGGACAGGATACAGCAGATGCTAATCTGCAGAAACTCACACAGCTTGTAAATAAGGAATCCAACTTGATTGAAAAG ATGGACGACAACCTTCGCAAGAGTCCTCAGCATCCCCCTCGTAAGCTCACAACGCTCAAGcttgctgcaggaggagaagaaagcagTCCAATGAGTCGTTTATCACCTTGA